A window from Mya arenaria isolate MELC-2E11 chromosome 9, ASM2691426v1 encodes these proteins:
- the LOC128245455 gene encoding uncharacterized protein LOC128245455: MESYLTFEFVFFLTLSVIFIAKGTLLSYTVTQRKCPKKIELGFATMLESKVADDCVEKCALRNHCTFLMYVHRVNICKLYSVDIPSFPEDVTNTVPCIIVKRSDIGPLPGVDVCNCQDWETCDPGSKACRKTECPPPPDMMGRSVLGNLNHNGARIRFSCQAGYHVTNSGKSFTCVDGEWQTPPFTSCDIVTACAVGNKWRTTELGLLLVVANTEVTYDNALMCCHNNVGQLLRVDSLEVKAMLDKEMAGSNDELWLDGRRFDNDVNGFVFSDGTPITETFWLPPEPNEYASCIRRVGEYWRDRDCKYQFGFICQRSKENGGFNIPAA, encoded by the exons ATGGAATCGTATTTGACATTTGAATTTGTGTTTTTCCTAACTCTATCCGTAATATTTATAGCGAAAGGAACTTTACTTTCCTATACAGTTACGCAAAGGAAATGTCCGAAAAAAATAGAACTAGGATTTGCAACGATGCTTGAATCAAAAGTAGCGGATGACTGTGTAGAAAAATGTGCGCTAAGAAATCACTGCACATTTCTCATGTATGTACACAGGGTGAACATTTGTAAACTGTACAGCGTTGATATCCCCAGTTTTCCCGAAGACGTTACAAACACAGTTCCATGCATCATCGTAAAGCGTTCTGATATTGGGCCTCTTCCG GGCGTCGATGTGTGCAACTGTCAGGACTGGGAGACATGTGATCCGGGTAGCAAAGCTTGCAGGAAAACAG AGTGTCCTCCACCACCAGACATGATGGGCAGATCAGTGTTAGGAAATCTGAACCACAATGGCGCACGAATACGCTTTTCCTGCCAGGCCGGATATCACGTGACTAATAGCGGGAAATCATTCACCTGCGTCGACGGAGAATGGCAGACTCCTCCGTTTACTTCttgtg ATATCGTTACGGCCTGCGCTGTCGGAAATAAATGGCGAACAACAGAGCTCGGATTGCTCCTCGTGGTTGCCAACACGGAAGTAACCTATGATAACGCGCTCATGTGTTGCCATAACAACGTAGGTCAGCTCCTGCGTGTGGATTCCTTGGAGGTGAAGGCAATGTTGGACAAAGAAATGGCCG GCTCTAACGATGAGTTATGGCTTGATGGTCGCCGCTTCGATAACGACGTGAACGGGTTCGTGTTTTCTGACGGTACACCTATCACTGAGACTTTCTGGCTACCACCAGAACCAAACGAATATGCTTCATGCATCCGCAGGGTTGGGGAATATTGGAGGGATCGAGACTGCAAATATCAATTCGGCTTTATTTGTCAGAGATCAAAAGAAAATGGTGGATTTAACATACCTGCAGCTTAA